The following nucleotide sequence is from Natronobeatus ordinarius.
GCGTGACGATACTACAGACGTCAGCGTGCAACGAGTAGGGTAGCCGGGCGACCCTCCGACGATCGGCGGTAACCACGGGATCGATGGGTATCTCGTAGGTGTCTTGCAGAAGGTCGTTCAGCACTTCTCGACTCTTGGCGTCGTACCGATGAGCGGGATCAGTATCGAGGAGATAGACGTGAACGCCCTGGCCGCTGTACACTACCATCGTGTCTTCGGCGTTGAAGTCGTCCTCGAAGATCTCTCGCACCTCGAAGCCGTACTCGATGGCCCGTTCGATATCCTCGAAAGAATACGGGTAGCCTGCTGGGTCTGCTTCGAGAATTCCCGCGGTATCGAGCAGCTCCTCGCTATCCCCCATAGATTCCTCATCCAATATCGCTTGCGCTGCCCGTTTTCGGGCTATCGTTTTCGCGTCGATATCGACGAGGAGCACCCACGGCCGTTCCCAGTGATCGAGGGCGTAGTAGACCGCATCAGGACACGGGTCTGGTTTGTCAAGCAAGTTGGGATCTGCGAGCGCGAAGTCACTCCGATCGAGTGGATCGTTTCGTGCTGGATGGCGGATGAACTCGAGGACGTCGTCGAAGTCGTGGAACGCCGCCGTGATCCGCTCACCTGAGACGTTCGTCTGCCACGTATCTCGCCGAATGAAGTCCTTGTCTGGGACTCCATCTTTCCGGACCGGGTGGGGGTCTCGAAACGCAAGCGCGTACTGTTTCGGCCCCTTGGCTGTGATGAACGACGGGAGTTCGTCACGGTACGAGGGGAACTCTTCGGTGTAGTACCTGTAGATCTCTTCGCGAGTCGCCTGACGCCACGTCATGAATTGAACTCCTGATCGAGTTTGTTGAAGCTCCGAATCGTCGTCAGCCCAGCTGCATCGAACGATTCAACGGCCTCTCGAATGTCGGAGAACGATCGGGCTGCACGGCCGCTCACACTGCTTTCGATTCGGTCGGCCTCTGCGAGATGGTCTAATACCTCGACGGCGGTCTCGCGTCTGTTGAACGCCCAGACAACGTTTGCGTCCACCCGACTCTGCTTGTCGTAGTCGTCGACCGGAGCGTGTTTGTTATTACTCGCGAGTTCGGCTTCACCGACCCACACGAGTTCTCCGTCAGCATCGAGACCGGCAACGTCGAACACCGTCTCCTCATCGTACTCGTAGTAAGATTCGACCTTCTCGACATCGTCGCGGGCTTCTAACCACAGTTCGAGCAGCTTCACACCGACCTTGTGCGGCGTCTTCTCACCGATATCTCCCTGACCAGGGCCGACCTTGAGCTTCTGGCCGAGCAGTTCGCGCCCTGCTGGGAGAACGGTATAGTACTTCCGACCGCATGCTCGTCCTTCCTCCAGCAGGTCTTGATCGACGAGCCGTTGCACGTCCAGGTCGTCAAAGTCGTTCTTGAACGCACTCATCGAATCCAAGAGTGTGTGGTCCGGGGCGTCACCATTCATCACGTCGAGGATGCGAGTCAGGAATCGGATGTCGTCGTGAGTGAGCCCGCGCTGTCGAAGCTCGTCATCTGGGACGGTTACACCACCAGCCTGTACTGGCGACTGTAATGGCGACGATCCGTTCTCGTCAACAGCTGTTTCCTCTTTTTCACCGACTAGTTCTCTCGACGCAGTTGACTCGGAATCTCCAAACAGTAAGTTGGTGGTGCCCGCTTCTTTTTCTCCCTCTTCGTCAGCTGCTGAACCACTGGTTGCCTGTCCGATGAACGACGACTGCGTCGAGTCCACAGGGCTAGCCGATTCTGCGGATGTCGACAGTACATCGATTGATCTACTTCCCCATCCTTCATTGTCGGCTGCCTCCGATTCGCCTGGGGCCTCAGCAAGCCCGTACTGGGTCTGTGTTCGCTCCGACAGCCGAGGGAGAGCCACGGTCTCGAAGTGATCCTCTTGTTCGGCAGAGAGCGGCTCGTCGCTCTCTGGATGGCCGGCTGCTATCGGGAGCGGCTTTACCGAGAACGGGGCTGGACCCGTCTCCCCGAATGACGGGCTCGGGAGTTGCGCGATCCACTCCCCGCTGGGGAGCGTGTTGATCCGATTTCGGAGGTCAGTCGGGCTCAGGTCTTCGTGGGCCAGCGACTCGGCGAGCGCGCGTTCGATGGAGATGTTCCCGATGAGCTTCGTTTTGATATTGTTAAGGACCTCGTCGTAGGCACGCTCGCTTCGATTCCTGACCTGTCCGGGGAACTGCATCACCAGTCCCATGCTCAGGCCGAACGACCGACCTTGGGGAAGCAGCTGCTCGGAAACGAGTTTCGTCGAGGCGACGGGGGCTGCCTCCTCGATGATGAGGTTGGTGAGATTCTCGTAGTCTGTCTTCCCATCACGTCGACGAACCCGCACTGCGTCCCAGAGGTTACTCAACAGGAGGAGTGTAATTGCTCGCTGAGCCTCCGGGCGGAGATCACCCAAGTCGAACAAGAT
It contains:
- a CDS encoding DNA primase; this translates as MTWRQATREEIYRYYTEEFPSYRDELPSFITAKGPKQYALAFRDPHPVRKDGVPDKDFIRRDTWQTNVSGERITAAFHDFDDVLEFIRHPARNDPLDRSDFALADPNLLDKPDPCPDAVYYALDHWERPWVLLVDIDAKTIARKRAAQAILDEESMGDSEELLDTAGILEADPAGYPYSFEDIERAIEYGFEVREIFEDDFNAEDTMVVYSGQGVHVYLLDTDPAHRYDAKSREVLNDLLQDTYEIPIDPVVTADRRRVARLPYSLHADVCSIVTPIESPDFDVRSATPEVLQS